Proteins co-encoded in one Papaver somniferum cultivar HN1 chromosome 5, ASM357369v1, whole genome shotgun sequence genomic window:
- the LOC113282921 gene encoding uncharacterized protein At4g14100-like: MASFGSATKVISFLAIILLSLTNSSISESTYPTPTPWPPQFHSIMIYNTSGTLQINSLWYDYPKGRNFNIIQRQLGDHVYDLEWNNGTSFIYTLDANKKCQTLKFDVGILTPDFLHGAHYLGQRTMDGFLCNVWEKVDFIWYYEDVVTKRPVHWTFYNGMEGHLMTFEVGAVLEDAKWQAPVYCFESGEQADDSSQLNSIVDNSGPAEDLFKRKMLIQRLKEV, translated from the exons ATGGCAAGTTTTGGTTCTGCAACAAAAGTAATCTCTTTTTTGGCAATAATATTATTATCTCTCACAAACTCCTCCATTTCTGAATCAACATACCCAACTCCAACACCATGGCCTCCTCAATTCCACTCAATTATGATATATAACACCAGTGGTACACTTCAAATAAACAGTCTCTGGTATGATTATCCCAAAGGAAGAAACTTCAATATTATTCAAAGACAATTGGGTGACCATGTTTATGACTTAGAATGGAACAATGGTACTTCATTTATTTACACTCTTGATGCCAACAAGAAATGCCAAACCTTGAAGTTTGATGTGGGTATTCTTACACCTGATTTTCTTCATGGTGCACATTATTTGGGACAACGAACAATGGATGGGTTTCTTTGTAATGTCTGGgagaaagttgatttcatttggtATTATGAAGATGTTGTCACTAAGAGACCTGTTCATTGGACTTTCTACAATG GAATGGAAGGTCATTTGATGACATTTGAGGTTGGAGCTGTGCTGGAAGATGCAAAATGGCAAGCACCTGTATACTGTTTCGAGTCCGGTGAGCAAGCAGATGATAGCTCACAGCTTAACTCTATAGTTGATAATAGTGGTCCAGCAGAGGatctttttaaaagaaaaatgttGATTCAGAGGTTGAAGGAAGTCTGA
- the LOC113282922 gene encoding uncharacterized protein At4g14100-like, producing the protein MAASFGSATNLTSISIFFLAILILFLTNFSFSQSTYPTPTPWPPQFHSIMIYNTSGTNQIFDLWYDYPNGRNFNIIQNQLGELLYDLEWNNGTKFVYTLDANKKCKTVKVGFGILTPDWLHGANYLGQRRMDGFLCNVWEKVDFIWYYEDVVTKRPVHWAFYTGMEGHLMTFEVGAVLEDAKWQAPVYCFESGEQADDSSQLNSVVDNSGSSMDLVKRKMLIQEF; encoded by the exons ATGGCTGCTTCTTTTGGTTCTGCAACAAATCTCACCTCCATATCAATCTTCTTCTTGGCAATACTTATATTATTTCTCACAAATTTCTCCTTTTCTCAATCAACATACCCAACTCCAACACCATGGCCTCCTCAATTCCACTCCATTATGATATATAACACCAGTGGTACAAATCAAATTTTTGATCTCTGGTATGATTATCCCAATGGAAGAAACttcaacatcattcaaaatcaATTGGGTGAGCTGCTGTATGACTTAGAATGGAACAATGGCACTAAATTTGTTTACACTCTTGATGCCAACAAGAAATGCAAAACCGTGAAGGTAGGTTTTGGTATTCTTACACCTGATTGGCTTCATGGTGCAAATTATTTGGGACAACGAAGAATGGATGGGTTTCTCTGTAATGTCTGGGAGAAGGTTGATTTCATTTGGTATTATGAAGATGTTGTCACTAAGAGACCTGTTCATTGGGCTTTCTACACTG GAATGGAAGGTCATTTGATGACATTTGAGGTTGGAGCTGTGCTGGAAGATGCAAAATGGCAAGCGCCTGTTTACTGTTTCGAGTCCGGTGAGCAAGCAGATGATAGCTCACAACTTAACTCTGTAGTCGATAATAGTGGTTCGTCAATGGAtcttgttaaaagaaaaatgttGATTCAGGAATTTTGA